A single region of the Gorilla gorilla gorilla isolate KB3781 chromosome 1, NHGRI_mGorGor1-v2.1_pri, whole genome shotgun sequence genome encodes:
- the PLA2G2C gene encoding putative inactive group IIC secretory phospholipase A2, which produces MKVIAILTLLLFCLVAAPTHSSFWRFQRMVKHITGQSAFFSYYGYGCYCGLGGKGIPVDDTDRCCRAHDCCYEKLKEFSCQPVLNSYQFHIVNGTVVCGCTLGPGASCHCGLKACECDKQSVHCFKESLPTYEKNFKQFSSRPRCGRHKPRC; this is translated from the exons ATGAAGGTCATTgccatcctcaccctcctcctcttctgct tgGTGGCAGCCCCCACCCACAGCAGTTTCTGGCGGTTTCAGAGGATGGTCAAACACATCACGGGGCAAAGTGCCTTCTTCTCATATTACGGATATGGCTGCTACTGTGGGCTTGGGGGCAAAGGGATCCCCGTGGATGACACTGACAG ATGCTGCCGGGCACATGACTGTTGCTACGAGAAGCTGAAGGAGTTCAGCTGCCAGCCTGTGTTGAACAGCTACCAGTTCCACATCGTCAATGGCACAGTGGTTT GTGGATGCACCCTTGGTCCTGGTGCCAGCTGCCACTGCGGGCTGAAGGCCTGTGAGTGTGACAAGCAATCCGTGCACTGCTTCAAAGAGAGCCTGCCCACCTATGAGAAAAacttcaagcagttctccagccGGCCCAGGTGTGGCAGACATAAGCCCCGGTGCTAG
- the UBXN10 gene encoding UBX domain-containing protein 10: MATEAPVNIAPPECSTVVSTAVDSLIWQPNSLNMHMIRPKSAKGRTRPSLQKSQGAEVCAHHIPSPPPAIPYELPSSQKPGACAPKSPNQGASDEIPELLQQVPIGASSSLNKYPVLPSINRKNLEEEAVETVAKKASSLQLSSIRALYQEETGTMKTSEEDSRARACAVERKFIVRTKKQGSSRAGNLEEPSDQEPRLLLAVRSPTGQRFVHHFRPTDDLQTIVAVAEQKNKTSYRHCSIETMEVPRRRFSDLTKSLQECRIPHKSVLGISLEDGEGWP; encoded by the coding sequence ATGGCCACAGAAGCCCCTGTGAATATAGCACCACCTGAGTGTAGCACTGTTGTCAGCACAGCAGTTGACAGCCTCATTTGGCAGCCAAACTCACTAAATATGCACATGATAAGGCCCAAGTCCGCCAAGGGACGGACAAGACCGAGTCTGCAGAAATCCCAGGGCGCGGAGGTGTGTGCTCATCATATACCATCTCCGCCTCCAGCCATTCCCTATGAGTTGCCAAGCAGCCAAAAACCAGGAGCCTGTGCACCCAAATCTCCAAACCAGGGAGCTTCTGATGAGATCCCTGAGCTGCTGCAGCAGGTACCCATTGGGGCTTCCTCTTCTCTCAATAAGTATCCAGTCCTTCCTTCCATCAACAGAAAGAACCTGGAGGAGGAGGCTGTGGAAACCGTTGCCAAAAAggccagctcactgcaactgagCAGTATCCGGGCTCTTTACCAAGAGGAGACGGGCACCATGAAGACAAGTGAAGAAGATTCCAGAGCTCGAGCTTGTGCCGTGGAGAGGAAATTCATCGTCCGAACCAAGAAACAGGGCTCTTCCAGGGCTGGAAATCTGGAGGAACCATCGGACCAAGAACCAAGGTTGCTGCTTGCTGTTAGATCACCAACAGGCCAAAGGTTTGTACACCATTTCCGGCCAACAGATGATTTGCAAACCATTGTTGCTGTGGccgaacagaaaaacaaaacctcctACCGACACTGCAGCATTGAAACAATGGAGGTGCCCAGGAGGCGATTTTCTGACCTCACCAAATCTCTGCAAGAGTGCAGAATCCCCCACAAGTCTGTGCTGGGCATCTCACTGGAAGATGGGGAAGGGTGGCCCTGA